In a genomic window of Amblyomma americanum isolate KBUSLIRL-KWMA chromosome 4, ASM5285725v1, whole genome shotgun sequence:
- the LOC144130141 gene encoding chitinase-like protein 3, whose protein sequence is MGANAVVPGMSGGRTAVVCYWNSSSLLRAAPKDYDLGKLCAHCCTHLVYIGARVDPNGLRLQFQEDDTGLKSVRDMDALKTSHPQLKLVLSVRLVGSGPQNLTEGTDAASRRSLFADSVARWLGEFNFDGVELDWDRLPADLNPVYVDLVRAIRVATKKNRLLTLVSIHMKWGPSYNVEALHSMSDLLIVHAYSKEDTPKTAVPPIIFKEDLVEACEAFLGELRSRQRVALALPLFGYAYRLRNTGRYELRAAVRGPAPPGPFTDERGLLAYFEICLEFSSDLWVSLYDKEADCKIAVNRDKGQWIGYDNKATILNKVLFAKRMRMGGIAVVTVDMDDYNGDCGQRNVLLGQLHNALNELDRPIKRLSANLSLPESSSSSTPAASRRTAAMGST, encoded by the exons ATGGGCGCCAACGCGGTTGTTCCGGGCATGAGCGGCGGTAGGACCGCGGTGGTGTGCTACTGGAACTCGTCTAGCCTTCTGAGGGCTGCGCCCAAAGACTATGACCTGGGAAAGCTGTGCGCCCACTGTTGCACACACCTCGTCTACATCGGTGCGCGCGTGGACCCTAACGGACTTCGGCTGCAGTTCCAGGAGGACGACACCG GGCTCAAGTCCGTCCGCGACATGGACGCCCTGAAGACGAGCCACCCGCAGCTTAAGCTGGTGCTATCTGTGCGGCTCGTGGGCTCCGGCCCGCAAAACCTGACCGAGGGCACTGACGCGGCCTCGAGGCGCTCCCTGTTTGCCGACAGCGTGGCCCGCTGGCTCGGAGAGTTCAACTTCGATGGCGTCGAGCTGGACTGGGACCGGCTGCCGGCGGACCTCAACCCCGTCTACGTCGACCTCGTCAGG gcgATTCGTGTCGCAACGAAGAAGAACCGCCTGTTGACGCTTGTCAGTATCCATATGAAGTGGGGACCTTCATACAATGTGGAAGCCCTGCATAG CATGAGCGACCTGCTGATCGTCCACGCGTACTCCAAGGAAGACACCCCCAAGACGGCCGTCCCACCAATCATCTTCAAGGAAGACCTG GTGGAGGCGTGCGAGGCGTTCCTCGGCGAGCTACGCTCCCGGCAGCGCGTAGCCCTGGCGCTGCCGCTGTTCGGCTACGCCTACAGGCTACGCAACACTGGGCGCTACGAGCTGCGAGCCGCCGTCCGTGGACCCGCGCCCCCGGGACCGTTCACCGACGAGCGCGGGCTGCTCGCCTATTTCGAG ATCTGCCTCGAGTTCAGCTCCGACCTGTGGGTGTCGCTGTACGACAAGGAGGCCGACTGCAAGATCGCCGTCAACCGGGACAAAGGACAGTGGATCGGATACGATAACAAGGCCACCATTCTCAACAAG GTGCTGTTCGCCAAGCGAATGCGTATGGGCGGTATCGCCGTGGTGACCGTTGACATGGACGACTACAACGGCGACTGCGGCCAGCGCAATGTGCTGCTGGGACAGCTGCACAACGCGCTCAACGAACTGGACCGGCCCATCAAGAGGCTATCGGCGAACCTCAGCCTGCCCGAGTCATCGTCGTCGTCAACGCCCGCCGCGTCCAGGAGGACTGCTGCTATGGGGAGCACTTAG